A single region of the Nicotiana sylvestris chromosome 6, ASM39365v2, whole genome shotgun sequence genome encodes:
- the LOC104239294 gene encoding respiratory burst oxidase homolog protein D-like isoform X1, whose amino-acid sequence MKMQKTEDHNSDRDIIENIDNSTQSNAITYTDDTYVEITLDVREDTVAVHSVKNASGANVEEAELQVLRLAKNLRKKQSFGTSVVRNTSIRMRQVAQELKRLATLKKQQPHPSRRFDRTNSVAAHHALKGLKFISKTDGGAGWAAVEKRFHELSATSDGLLPRAKFGECIGMNRESKEFAVELFDALARRRNITRNCISKVQLKEFWDQIANQCFDARLRTFFDMVDKNADGRISEEEVKEIISLSASANKLSNIQKQADEYAALIMEELDPDNLGYIMIENLEMLLLQTPNQSEGGKGLNRNLSHMLSLKLKPTVEPNPIKRWYKNLNYFLLDNWQRIWVVLLWIGAMVGLFAYKYVQYRNRAAFYVMGHCVCMAKGAAEILKLNMALILLPICRNTITWLRNKTKLAAAVPFDDNLNFHKMMAVAIAIGVGIHILAHMTCDFPRLLKASPEKYKPMEPYFGYQPTSYWHFVKGVEGLSGILMVVLMAIAFTLATPWFRRNRIKLPRPLNKLTGFNAFWYSHHLFVIVYTLLIVHGIKLYLTKEWYMKTTWMYLAIPIILYSGERLLRAFRSSIKDVKILKVAVYPGNVLALHMSKPQGFKYKSGQYMFVNCAAVSPFEWHPFSITSAPGDNYVSIHIRTLGDWTSKLRAVFSEVCQPLPTGKSGHLVAECLQGENKNLPKVLIDGPYGAPAQDYKKYEVLLLVGLGIGATPMISIAKDIVNNMKAIEKEENNDLENRHEYIPSATSQKKRNFKSKRAYFYWVTREQGSFDWFKGIMNEIAEMDPKGVIEMHNYCTSVYEEGDARSALIAMIQSLQHAKNGVDIVSGTRVKSHFAKPNWRNVYKRIALNHSNARVGVFYCGAPALTKELRQLALDFSRKTSTKFDFHKENF is encoded by the exons ATGAAAATGCAAAAAACCGAAGACCACAATTCTGACAGGGATATTATCGAGAATATTGATAATAGTACTCAGTCGAACGCCATCACATATACTGATGACACGTATGTTGAAATCACCCTCGATGTCCGGGAGGACACCGTGGCAGTCCACAGTGTCAAAAATGCCAGTGGGGCTAATGTAGAGGAAGCAGAGCTACAGGTGCTGAGGCTGGCCAAAAATCTACGGAAGAAACAATCTTTTGGGACCTCAGTCGTTAGGAATACTTCGATAAGGATGCGGCAGGTGGCTCAAGAGCTTAAGCGCTTGGCTACATTGAAGAAACAACAGCCACATCCTTCTCGGCGATTTGATCGGACCAATTCAGTAGCAGCTCATCATGCTCTCAAAGGCCTCAAATTTATCAGCAAAACTGATGGCGGCGCTGGATGGGCCGCCGTTGAGAAGCGCTTCCACGAGCTCAGTGCCACCTCAGATGGCTTGCTTCCTCGGGCAAAATTTGGAGAATGCATAG GTATGAATAGGGAATCTAAGGAATTTGCAGTAGAGCTTTTTGATGCGTTAGCTCGGAGGAGAAATATAACACGTAATTGCATCAGCAAAGTACAGCTCAAAGAGTTTTGGGACCAAATTGCCAATCAATGTTTTGATGCTCGGCTTCGAACCTTCTTTGACAT GGTTGATAAAAATGCAGATGGTAGAATCTCAGAAGAAGAAGTCAAAGAG ATTATTAGTCTTAGTGCATCTGCTAATAAGCTGTCAAATATCCAGAAACAAGCTGATGAATACGCAGCATTAATAATGGAAGAGTTAGACCCCGACAACTTGGGATACATTATG ATTGAGAACTTGGAAATGCTTTTATTACAAACTCCAAATCAATCAGAAGGAGGAAAAGGCCTGAACAGGAACCTAAGTCATATGCTAAGTTTGAAGCTTAAGCCAACAGTGGAGCCTAATCCCATAAAAAGATGGTATAAGAATTTGAACTACTTTTTGCTGGATAATTGGCAGAGAATTTGGGTGGTTTTATTGTGGATTGGGGCAATGGTTGGCTTATTTGCTTATAAGTATGTACAGTACAGAAACAGAGCAGCATTTTATGTAATGGGTCACTGTGTTTGTATGGCAAAAGGGGCTGCTGAGATACTTAAGCTCAATATGGCATTGATTTTACTACCAATCTGCAGAAATACTATCACCTGGCTTCGAAACAAGACCAAATTAGCTGCTGCTGTTCCCTTTGATGATAACCTTAACTTTCACAAA ATGATGGCAGTGGCAATTGCAATTGGTGTTGGAATACACATACTTGCTCACATGACTTGTGATTTTCCAAGGCTACTAAAGGCTAGCCCAGAAAAGTATAAACCAATGGAGCCATACTTTGGTTATCAGCCAACAAGCTATTGGCATTTTGTGAAGGGAGTTGAAGGGTTGAGTGGGATTCTAATGGTGGTTTTGATGGCAATTGCTTTCACTCTAGCAACTCCATGGTTTAGAAGGAATAGAATTAAATTACCAAGACCCTTGAACAAACTCACTGGATTCAATGCTTTCTGGTACTCCCACCACCTCTTTGTCATTGTCTACACTCTCCTTATTGTCCATGGTATCAAGCTTTACTTGACCAAAGAATGGTACATGAAAACG ACATGGATGTACTTGGCTATACCAATCATATTATATTCTGGTGAAAGATTACTTAGGGCATTCAGGTCAAGCATCAAGGATGTTAAAATTTTGAAA GTGGCTGTGTATCCTGGAAATGTGTTGGCACTTCATATGTCAAAACCACAGGGCTTCAAATATAAAAGTGGGCAGTACATGTTTGTCAACTGTGCTGCTGTTTCACCATTTGAATG GCACCCATTTTCTATTACTTCGGCGCCGGGGGATAACTATGTCAGTATCCATATTCGAACTCTTGGTGATTGGACCAGCAAGCTCAGAGCTGTTTTCTCAGAG GTGTGCCAACCATTGCCAACTGGGAAAAGCGGACACCTAGTAGCTGAGTGCTTGCAAGGAGAGAACAAAAA TTTACCAAAAGTATTAATTGATGGACCATATGGAGCACCAGCACAAGACTACAAGAAATATGAGGTGCTTCTGTTAGTAGGTCTAGGAATTGGAGCTACCCCAATGATCAGTATTGCTAAAGACATTGTCAACAACATGAAAGCCATTGAGAAAGAAGAGAACAATGACTTAGAGAATAGACATGAATATATTCCTAGCGCCACATcacaaaagaaaagaaacttcAAGAGCAAGAGAGCATACTTCTATTGGGTTACTAGAGAACAAGGTTCATTTGATTGGTTCAAAGGTATAATGAATGAAATAGCTGAAATGGATCCTAAAGGAGTAATAGAGATGCACAATTATTGTACAAGTGTTTATGAAGAAGGTGACGCTCGTTCTGCTCTTATTGCTATGATTCAGTCTCTCCAACATGCCAAGAATGGTGTAGATATTGTCTCTGGAACAAGAGTTAAGAGTCACTTTGCTAAACCGAATTGGCGAAATGTCTACAAACGCATTGCTCTTAATCACAGTAATGCAAGAGTTG GGGTTTTCTACTGTGGGGCACCAGCACTGACGAAAGAGCTAAGACAGCTAGCCTTGGATTTTTCCCGCAAGACATCTACAAAGTTTGATTTCCATAAAGAAAATTTTTGA
- the LOC104239294 gene encoding respiratory burst oxidase homolog protein C-like isoform X2, giving the protein MKMQKTEDHNSDRDIIENIDNSTQSNAITYTDDTYVEITLDVREDTVAVHSVKNASGANVEEAELQVLRLAKNLRKKQSFGTSVVRNTSIRMRQVAQELKRLATLKKQQPHPSRRFDRTNSVAAHHALKGLKFISKTDGGAGWAAVEKRFHELSATSDGLLPRAKFGECIGMNRESKEFAVELFDALARRRNITRNCISKVQLKEFWDQIANQCFDARLRTFFDMVDKNADGRISEEEVKEMMAVAIAIGVGIHILAHMTCDFPRLLKASPEKYKPMEPYFGYQPTSYWHFVKGVEGLSGILMVVLMAIAFTLATPWFRRNRIKLPRPLNKLTGFNAFWYSHHLFVIVYTLLIVHGIKLYLTKEWYMKTTWMYLAIPIILYSGERLLRAFRSSIKDVKILKVAVYPGNVLALHMSKPQGFKYKSGQYMFVNCAAVSPFEWHPFSITSAPGDNYVSIHIRTLGDWTSKLRAVFSEVCQPLPTGKSGHLVAECLQGENKNLPKVLIDGPYGAPAQDYKKYEVLLLVGLGIGATPMISIAKDIVNNMKAIEKEENNDLENRHEYIPSATSQKKRNFKSKRAYFYWVTREQGSFDWFKGIMNEIAEMDPKGVIEMHNYCTSVYEEGDARSALIAMIQSLQHAKNGVDIVSGTRVKSHFAKPNWRNVYKRIALNHSNARVGVFYCGAPALTKELRQLALDFSRKTSTKFDFHKENF; this is encoded by the exons ATGAAAATGCAAAAAACCGAAGACCACAATTCTGACAGGGATATTATCGAGAATATTGATAATAGTACTCAGTCGAACGCCATCACATATACTGATGACACGTATGTTGAAATCACCCTCGATGTCCGGGAGGACACCGTGGCAGTCCACAGTGTCAAAAATGCCAGTGGGGCTAATGTAGAGGAAGCAGAGCTACAGGTGCTGAGGCTGGCCAAAAATCTACGGAAGAAACAATCTTTTGGGACCTCAGTCGTTAGGAATACTTCGATAAGGATGCGGCAGGTGGCTCAAGAGCTTAAGCGCTTGGCTACATTGAAGAAACAACAGCCACATCCTTCTCGGCGATTTGATCGGACCAATTCAGTAGCAGCTCATCATGCTCTCAAAGGCCTCAAATTTATCAGCAAAACTGATGGCGGCGCTGGATGGGCCGCCGTTGAGAAGCGCTTCCACGAGCTCAGTGCCACCTCAGATGGCTTGCTTCCTCGGGCAAAATTTGGAGAATGCATAG GTATGAATAGGGAATCTAAGGAATTTGCAGTAGAGCTTTTTGATGCGTTAGCTCGGAGGAGAAATATAACACGTAATTGCATCAGCAAAGTACAGCTCAAAGAGTTTTGGGACCAAATTGCCAATCAATGTTTTGATGCTCGGCTTCGAACCTTCTTTGACAT GGTTGATAAAAATGCAGATGGTAGAATCTCAGAAGAAGAAGTCAAAGAG ATGATGGCAGTGGCAATTGCAATTGGTGTTGGAATACACATACTTGCTCACATGACTTGTGATTTTCCAAGGCTACTAAAGGCTAGCCCAGAAAAGTATAAACCAATGGAGCCATACTTTGGTTATCAGCCAACAAGCTATTGGCATTTTGTGAAGGGAGTTGAAGGGTTGAGTGGGATTCTAATGGTGGTTTTGATGGCAATTGCTTTCACTCTAGCAACTCCATGGTTTAGAAGGAATAGAATTAAATTACCAAGACCCTTGAACAAACTCACTGGATTCAATGCTTTCTGGTACTCCCACCACCTCTTTGTCATTGTCTACACTCTCCTTATTGTCCATGGTATCAAGCTTTACTTGACCAAAGAATGGTACATGAAAACG ACATGGATGTACTTGGCTATACCAATCATATTATATTCTGGTGAAAGATTACTTAGGGCATTCAGGTCAAGCATCAAGGATGTTAAAATTTTGAAA GTGGCTGTGTATCCTGGAAATGTGTTGGCACTTCATATGTCAAAACCACAGGGCTTCAAATATAAAAGTGGGCAGTACATGTTTGTCAACTGTGCTGCTGTTTCACCATTTGAATG GCACCCATTTTCTATTACTTCGGCGCCGGGGGATAACTATGTCAGTATCCATATTCGAACTCTTGGTGATTGGACCAGCAAGCTCAGAGCTGTTTTCTCAGAG GTGTGCCAACCATTGCCAACTGGGAAAAGCGGACACCTAGTAGCTGAGTGCTTGCAAGGAGAGAACAAAAA TTTACCAAAAGTATTAATTGATGGACCATATGGAGCACCAGCACAAGACTACAAGAAATATGAGGTGCTTCTGTTAGTAGGTCTAGGAATTGGAGCTACCCCAATGATCAGTATTGCTAAAGACATTGTCAACAACATGAAAGCCATTGAGAAAGAAGAGAACAATGACTTAGAGAATAGACATGAATATATTCCTAGCGCCACATcacaaaagaaaagaaacttcAAGAGCAAGAGAGCATACTTCTATTGGGTTACTAGAGAACAAGGTTCATTTGATTGGTTCAAAGGTATAATGAATGAAATAGCTGAAATGGATCCTAAAGGAGTAATAGAGATGCACAATTATTGTACAAGTGTTTATGAAGAAGGTGACGCTCGTTCTGCTCTTATTGCTATGATTCAGTCTCTCCAACATGCCAAGAATGGTGTAGATATTGTCTCTGGAACAAGAGTTAAGAGTCACTTTGCTAAACCGAATTGGCGAAATGTCTACAAACGCATTGCTCTTAATCACAGTAATGCAAGAGTTG GGGTTTTCTACTGTGGGGCACCAGCACTGACGAAAGAGCTAAGACAGCTAGCCTTGGATTTTTCCCGCAAGACATCTACAAAGTTTGATTTCCATAAAGAAAATTTTTGA